Genomic DNA from Nonomuraea rubra:
ACAAGTGCCGCAAGTGCACCCTGCACTTCGTCTCGGCGACCGGCGCCGCCGCCACCGAGGGCCGCTACCGGCGGGGAGTGCGGCCCCGGCGCGTCCTCGAACCCCTGATCTCGCTCTTCGCCATGACCGGCGTCCTGCGCGGCTACCCGGAGGTGGGGCTCTGATGGGACGGTACGCCAGCGTCGACTGGATCCAGTTCGAATGGGACGAGCAGCGCACCGGCCTCGGCCCCGGGCGCACCTCGCTGGAGCAGACCGGCGGCTGGTACCACCGGCTCGGGCCCTGGCTCGATCCCGGGCCCGAGCCCGGGGTCAGCCTCTGCCGGCTGCTCGTGGACGGGCGCGTGGTGGTGCTCGCCAGGACCCGGACCGGCGGCGCCGACAGCCGGCGCACCATCCGCGTCCAGGCGTATCTGGGCGGCTCCGCCTCCCGGCCGATGGCCATGCCGAACGTGCGGCAGACGCTCGCGCTGGCCGCCGGCTGGGCCGCCCGGCTGCCCGACAAGGACGAGCCGCTCGACCTGGGCAAGCTGATCAGCTCGTACGACGGCGCGCGGGCCGCGCTCGACCGGGAGTCGCGGGCGGCGGCTTCGGCGCTCGCGCCGATCGTGTCCGAGTGCCTGCGGCGGCCGGGGGCGCCGCTGTCGGTGGCCTCGGGCGGGAACCCGATCGTGCAGCTGTGGGGGCTGGTGGACATCCTGGATCTGGCGTTGGGGAGCTTCCCCGAGACGTTCTCCACGTACGAGAGCGATGATCTCAAGCAGGGGGCGGAGATCATCTTTCTGCGGCAGTGGCCGGGGGTGTCGTCGCAGAGCTCCTACCGGACCCGGGTGGATCCGCGTTCTCCCGATCAGGGGGATCGGTGTGCCGGGATCGCGTCCATGCTGGTGGAGGCGTACGCGCGGGATCAGCTCGTGGGGCTGGTGAAGCGGCTGCGGATCAGTGACGAGACGCCGATGGAGGAGCGGTTGCGGCGGCTCGCGTCCGTCACGCCCGACTCGACCGCGCTCGTGGCCCGGCCGCCGGTGGCGGAGGAGGCGGGGGACGAGCTGGTCTGGTCGCCACAGCCTCCCGGCCGCCCGGAGCCCGCGACCCCGGCCCGAGGCGAGCCTCCGTACCAGGCAGCACCGGCCCCGCCGTCCGCACAGGCAGCGGCCGCGCAGGCGGGGCAGACCGCGGAGTTGCAGCGGCCTCGAGCCGCGGGCCAGGCGGTGTCGGCGCGGGGCACACCGACCACCGACCCGGCGCGGACGGCGGCTGGGCAGGCCCCGGGCCGCGTGGCCGGCAGGCAGGCGCCGCACGGCGAGGCCCCCGCCCCGCCCGGCCAGCCCGCTGAGCCGCTCTCATCGGGGAGCCACGGCGAGGAGGAGCCGCCGCCCCACGCGCCGGAGAGCCGCGGCCGAGGCTCGGCTGGTGCTGCCGCTGGCCGGGCAGCTGGCGGTGCTGCGGCCGGCGGCACGGGCCGCAGCGCGCCCAGCGGCGTGGCGGGCGGGGCGGTCGGTGGGGCGGGTGGGGTGCAGCAGTATGCGGAGCAGGATGCGTTCGAGATGCTCTGTACCGACCTGCTCCAGGCGTCCTCCGCCAAGGAGGTCACGACGATCCTGCAGGAGATGCGCGCCTGGGCCGCCAGGCGGCAGCCGGCCGAGATGCGTGCGCGCCTGCCCCGCCTGATCCCCGTCCTGGAGAGCCGCCTGCAGGAGAGCCAGATCAACCCGGTCCTGCGCGCCCTCCTGGACCCGGACGCCCAGCCCCACGCCGCGAGGCCGAACTGGCTCGACCCCAAGTGGCTGGTCATCGTCGCGATGCTGGCCGTCCTGGTGATCCTCGTGGCCGTGACCCTGGTCCTCCTCGTCTGAGGACGGCTAGGGGATCAGCCCGAGCCGCCGGCCCGCGGTGGCGAAGGCGGAGGCGATGCGGTCGAGTTGCGCGTCGGTGTGCAGGGCCGTGGTGCTGACGCGGATCAGCGCCTGCCCGTCCGGCACGCTGGGCGGCACCATCGCGGTGGCGAAGACCCCCTCGTCGAACAGCTCCCGCCACAACCGGCAGCACAGCACGACGTCCCCCACGTGCACGGGAATGATCGTGGTCGGCGAGGCGCCCGTACCGAAGCCCAGCCCCGCCAGGTCGGCCCGGAGCCTGACGGCGGCGGCCAGCGCCCTGTGGCGGCGCTCCGGCTCGGTCTCGATGATGTCCAGCGCGGCCAGCGCCGCCGCGGTGCTCGCCGGCGACAGCGCCGCGGAGAACACCATCGACCGGGCGTGGTGCCGCAGGTAGACCACGATCTGCTCGGGCCCGGCCACGGCGCCGCCGGTCGTGCCGAAGCACTTGGAGAAGGCCAGGGTGTGCAGGTCCACCGCCGGTAACAGCCCGTGGTGCTCGGCGGCCCCGCGCCCGCCGGGCCCGAGCAGGCCGAGGTCGTGGGCGCCGTCCAGGACCAGGCGGACGCCGTGGCGGCGGGCCAGGGCGGCGGTGCCGGGCACGTCGCAGAGGGAGCCGGTGGTGGAGAACATGCCTTCGGTGACGATCAGCCCGGCCGCGGCGGGGTCGCACCCGCCGAGCAGCCGCTCCAGGTGATCGAGGTCGTTGTGCCGGTATCGGCGCAGGCGGGCGCGGGACAGGCGGATCGCGTCGATGAGGGAGGCGTGGATGAGCTGGTCGGCCAGCACGGTGTCGCGCGGCCCCACCAGGGCGCCGAGCGCGAGGTTGGCGAGGAAGCCCGTCGGCGTCACCATGGCCGCCTCCTGGCCGAGGAACGCCGCGAGCCGCTGCTCCAGGGTCTCGTGCAACGCGAGTGACCCGTTGACCAGGCGCGATCCGGAGGTGCCGGTGCCGAGCGACCGGATCGCCCGGCAGGCCGCGTCCTTCAGCCGCGGGTCCGCCGACAGGCCGAGGTAGTCGTTGGAGCCGGCCGCCACCAGCACGCGCCCGCCGACGACCACCTCGCCGGTGGCCAGCCGCTCCTCGACCGGGTGGTAGTACGGGTAGGCGCCCAGCTCGGTCACGGGCTGGAAGTCGTCGTGGAGGCGGCATCTGTCGAACGCGTCGAGCATCGGCGATTCACTGCCCTTCTCTGGGGCGGACTTCGATGCGCCAGTCTGCCGTGACCGGTGTGGCCCGTGCCGTGCTTCGTGTCATCGCACCCGCCACGGGTAGCTGTCCCGCCATGTCTGAGCTGCTGACCGGAGACCTCTACGCGTTCGAGAGCCTGCTCGCCGGCGAGGAGCGCGCGACGTTGCTGCGGGTCCGCGAGTTCCTCGCGGAGAAGGTCGTGCCCATCGCGAACGAGTGCTGGGTGCGTGCGGAGTTCCCCGTCGACCTGGTGAAGGAGTACGCCGAGCTGGGCATCGCGGGCCTGGCCTACCCCGAGTGCCCTGGGCCGAAGCCGAGCGGCCTGCTCAGCGGTTTCCTGGCGCTGGAGATGGCCCGCGCCGACCCGTCGATGGCCACGTTCTTCGGCGTGCACACCGGCCTGGCCATGGGCAGCATCGCCGCCTGCGGGTCGGCCGCGCAGCGGGAGCGGTGGCTGCCGGGGATGAGCAGGATGGAGCGGATCGGCGCGTTCGCGCTCACCGAGCCGGCCGGCGGCTCGGACGTGTCGGGCGGCATGCGGACCACGGCCAGGCGCGAGGGTGAGGAGTGGGTGCTGGACGGGGCCAAGCGCTGGATCGGCAACGGCACGTTCGCCGATCTGATCGTCGTCTGGGCCAGGGACGTGGCGGACGGGCACGTCAAGGGGTTCGTGGTGGAGCGGGGCACGCCCGGGTTCACCGCGACGAAGATCGAGAACAAGATGGCGCTGCGTACGGTGCAGAACGCCGACATCACGCTGTCCGGCTGCCGGGTCCCCGAGGAGAACCGGTTGCGGAACGCGGGCTCGTTCCGCGACACGGCCAGGATCCTGCGCAGGACCCGCAGCGGGGTGGCCTGGCAGGCGGTCGGCATCATGCTGGCCGCGTACGAGATCGCGCTGCGCTACGCCCGGGAGCGCGAGCAGTTCGGCCGGCCCATCGCCAAGTTCCAGCTCGTGCAGGACCTGCTGGTCAGGATGCTCGGGAACGCCACCGCCTGCCTGGGCATGGTGGTGCGCCTGGCGCAGCTCCAGGACGAGGACGTCTTCCGCGACGAGCACTCGGCGCTGGCGAAGGCGTACTGCACGAGCCGGATGCGGGAGGTCGTCGGCTGGGCCCGCGAGCTGCTCGCCGGGAACGGGATCATCCTCGACTACGACATCGCCCGGTTCGTCGCCGACGCCGAGGCGATCTACTCCTACGAGGGCACCCGGGAGATCAACACGCTCATCGTCGGCCGCGCGGTGACCGGGATGAGCGCCTTTGTCTGACTACCCACGGTGAACTCGGCACGACTACGGTCACGAACGGTGTGCTGACAAAGAGTCAACATTACTTTCGGGATGTTTCTTCGCATCCGTACCTTGAAGTCCATCTGCCCCATCGGCATAGTGGACGGACCACAGGCGCACCCGGTCGTGGCGGGCAACCTCGGGGGGCGGTAGCCAGGTCACGACCGCCCGGCGCAACCCCACGCGCGGAATTGGACATGACGGATGAGCTCGCCCCCGCCTCTCAGCACCAAGCTGCTCAGGATCCTCCTGCTTCCGCTGGTCTCCATGGTGGCCCTCTGGGGGTTCATCGCCTACTCCAGCGTGGCGGAGATCTCCACGGTCTCGCAGATCCAGAACCGGTGGGAGTCCATCGGCTCGCCGGTGCTCCAGCTCATCGTGGAGTTACAGAAGGAGCGGCAGCTCTCGGCGGAGGCGCCGGACGGCACCGCGGCGTACAAGCCGCTGACGGAGCAGCGGCGGGTCACCGACAACCAGGTCAAGCGGCTGCGTGAGATCATCGCGACCCTCGACTCCGACGCGGTCGGCGAGACCCCGGCCCAGGTGCAGGCGATGGTGCAGTCCCTCGACGGGCTGCAGTCGCTGCGTGCCTCGGCCGACGGCGGCGTGCTGGCGCCCGCGCTGACGATCATCGAGGCGTACAACAACCTGATCGCCGTGGCCAACCAGCAGTTCACCGACCGCGACGCGATGAGCGACGCCTCGGCCTACCAGTCGGTGCGCGGCATGACGGCCTACAGCACCTCGGCGGAGTACCTGTGGCGGGAGCACGCCGTGCTCACCACCACGATCGTGCAGCGCAACATGACCCCGACCGACCGGGCGGCGTTCGTCGCCGCGATGACCGGGCGCAGGCTCGCCCTGGCCAACGCCGAGCGGGACGCGAGCCCCGAACTGCGCGCCGCCTACGACCGGCTCGTGGCCAGTGCCCCCTACAAGCGGGTGGTGTCGGTCGAGGACGAGCTGTTCTCGTACGACACCGGCGGGCCGCCCCCGCTGTCGGCCGCCGAGTGGCGCGGCGACGCCGAGGCCGTGCTGACCCAGATCAACCGTGACACGCAGGCCGAGCTGGCCCGCGCGGCGGCCTCGGGCGAGGCGCAGAAGACCGCGGCGTACTGGCGGATCGGCGGCGTGCTGCTGCTCGGCCTGGCCATGGTGATCCTCTCGGTGTGGCTGTCGTACCGGTTCGGCCGGTCGCTGATCGTCGAGCTGCGGCGGCTGCAGGGCTCGGCGGTGGAGCTGGCCGA
This window encodes:
- a CDS encoding aminotransferase class I/II-fold pyridoxal phosphate-dependent enzyme codes for the protein MLDAFDRCRLHDDFQPVTELGAYPYYHPVEERLATGEVVVGGRVLVAAGSNDYLGLSADPRLKDAACRAIRSLGTGTSGSRLVNGSLALHETLEQRLAAFLGQEAAMVTPTGFLANLALGALVGPRDTVLADQLIHASLIDAIRLSRARLRRYRHNDLDHLERLLGGCDPAAAGLIVTEGMFSTTGSLCDVPGTAALARRHGVRLVLDGAHDLGLLGPGGRGAAEHHGLLPAVDLHTLAFSKCFGTTGGAVAGPEQIVVYLRHHARSMVFSAALSPASTAAALAALDIIETEPERRHRALAAAVRLRADLAGLGFGTGASPTTIIPVHVGDVVLCCRLWRELFDEGVFATAMVPPSVPDGQALIRVSTTALHTDAQLDRIASAFATAGRRLGLIP
- a CDS encoding acyl-CoA dehydrogenase family protein, coding for MSELLTGDLYAFESLLAGEERATLLRVREFLAEKVVPIANECWVRAEFPVDLVKEYAELGIAGLAYPECPGPKPSGLLSGFLALEMARADPSMATFFGVHTGLAMGSIAACGSAAQRERWLPGMSRMERIGAFALTEPAGGSDVSGGMRTTARREGEEWVLDGAKRWIGNGTFADLIVVWARDVADGHVKGFVVERGTPGFTATKIENKMALRTVQNADITLSGCRVPEENRLRNAGSFRDTARILRRTRSGVAWQAVGIMLAAYEIALRYAREREQFGRPIAKFQLVQDLLVRMLGNATACLGMVVRLAQLQDEDVFRDEHSALAKAYCTSRMREVVGWARELLAGNGIILDYDIARFVADAEAIYSYEGTREINTLIVGRAVTGMSAFV